The genomic segment ATAAGCAGAGGAATGGAGACCTCTGGCTCCAAAGTTCTCAGAGTGAGACCCCAGGCTACTATTGGCAGGATCCCCAGGTCCTTATTTGAAAGGTGATGATTCTCCAGCCTGTAATCAGAGCTCCTGGTTGAAAACTGGTGAGGTAGGCTAGAGAGTGCAGCTTTACCTGGCTAGCTATTGATTCAGATAGAAGCTGGAGCTATAGAACCACTTACTAggaaagcaattctcaaattctgGCAAAACCTAGACCATACCACCTTCTTCCCATTTTCTAGACCAAGGTTAAACTAACTGGTGATAGAGTGATATTTAAGCAAAGGATTCCTGTAACCATCTGAAATCTGAGTAGACACAAGAAGGAACTGGTCAAAGCTGAGCCTGACCTCATGGGAACCCCTCAAACTAGGTCAATGAGTTGTGCTGCTTCAACAGGGGACTGTCAGCTTAGTGCTGGCTTTCCCAGGATAAAAATAATAGCTCAGCCTGCACTGCATTTTACACTCCCCCCTTCCAAGGATGTAAGGTAGACAGTTCTCTGGGTTACATGAAGTGGAGCTCACAGCCTTATGAGAATGGTATCTTCTTCAAAGACCATCTCCAAATCACATGCCATAGGACAGTAGTCAAGACAGAGTAATCTAGctccatgaaactgaaaagattccaTTCCACTGAGGAACATTCAGAACCCCTGAGTCTTAGCATTTTGTAAAGAGTTGCACAtgtgcagaacacacacacacacacacacacacacacacacacacacacacacacacacacagggtttctTAGTCTGTGGACATACAGTGGTTTCCTCCTTTCTGTCCAAATGTTGTTGCCATCAGTGTGATCAATGAGAGCCACAAGGGAACAAATATTGGAATACAGGAGAAAGCATTGTGGCCATCCAGTTTGTGAACCAGCAGGATCTAGAGAAAGACAAAGTGAAGGTAATATTGATACATCACCATAACATGGACCAAGTCTGTCTGTAACTGTTCCCATGGTATCCCTCCCTCTGTCATATCTCAGAAAAGGGAAGACCACCATAGGTAATGGCAGCATCCATCCAGGGGAAAAAAGGACCATGAGAAATTTTGCATCCTCCTCCAGAGCCAAACTAGTCTACCAGCTGAAAGATCCCCACTGCCAGGAGTTTTATGAGAAATCCTTCCCAGAGTTTGTTCAAAAGAGTCAATAGTATCTAGTCTAGTATTCCCTACGTAACTCCAATACAAAACTAGTTTGTGCAACACCCTTTTAGAGTAGAGGCTGGATGTGGCCAAATGCCTTGTGGGTAGAGAGGTGTACTGCTCTCTGTGAGTCCTACAAGCACAGTCTCACTGTTCCAagttccctctgtctctctcccacaaGGATAGCAGTATACCTATCTAGCTATGGTAGATGCTGCCCCAGATAAAGGTAGAATGTGGGAGCAGAAGAGATTTCCTGTAGAAAGCTTACCTCAAAAGTAAGTAGAGGCACGACAATGGTCATCCAGCTCAGTGCCATGGTTATATGTGTTCTGCGTTGTTCTGCAATCACGTCCATAGAGCGTAGGAACAGAACAGACCAAACGATGTAATAGAGGACCACCAGGCACAAGAAGGACATGAGAATCCACAGAGGGACACACACAACCTGGAAAAGAGTAGAAACAAGATGTCTTGAGAGCTTCCCTGCAGCTCTGGCAGCTGCCTTTATCATTTTGCTGGGTCTGTTCAGGTAGTCAAGGGGAAGCATGACTACAGACAATCCTACTGTCCAGGACTGTCATGGAGATAGCATGGGAAAGACCACATTCACCAGAGGACTTCCATGTAGGAAATAATGTCATTAGGCCCTCTTCCATTCAGGTAAAAGCGGCCATCTGGTCCTCCAACATGGCATATTTTAAGTTTCTTCTGAATATACTCCCTCAGTCTTAAGTCCCTCATTTTGTCATCCACTCATTCCCATGCTCCCTGCCTCTCAGTCACTCCCACACTCCTTCACTCTCAGTTGCTCCTATTCCTTTACTCGCAGTGTCTTGCCCCCTAACTCAGTTACTGACAAGTTTACTCTAGCACACGTCTTACTTACCTGCTCACTCAtgtcctccctgcccctcccataGCCACTGTCACCTCGCTCACTTCCTCACTCATGATTGCTCACGtattcctctctcctccctcccctgagtCTCCCTCATGCTCCACACACGTAACCCAGAGCAGTGGaattcccttttcctcccctgcATCTTCCTCACTCCTTGCTCTCATATACTCAGTTCTTCCCACTTACTTTCATGTCCAGCCTCACCTCTTCATGGCACTCATTCCTTTACTCAAATAGTCCCTCATGCTCACTCTGTCTAGCTGCTCATGTAAGAATTATTCCGCGCTGCTACATTCTCATTCTGTCAACTTTCCCTCACACTTCCTTCCACAGCCCTATTCTCGAATTCCCTTTCagacttcctccttcctctcattcAGTCATTCACATATTCTCACCTATCTGTTTACTCAAGCACTCACTTCTGCATGTTTGTTCTCATCTGGAGTTATCCCACACCAGTCACTGACTCCCTCAATcacctatgtgtctgtgtgtgtctgtgtgggtgtgtgtacatgagtaagtccttatttttttattgactcTGTGGTATGTATTTGCCAGAAGTCAAAGTTTTGATACATATTTGCAAAACCTTTTCCACAGTCAGTGAcctgtcttttcctttattttattttatgaagtctAACTTTATAATTTCATCTTATGGCTCATATTATTGGTGCCATATATAAAGAATGTTTCACTAATTTGCAGGTTTCTAGGACATGCATTCAggaaaatactcatatatataaaagtaataaaatctcAAAAGCTTAAAATTTATCTATAACTCAGTAATACCTTTTCTAGAATACTTcctaaaaaacattaaaataataaacaaggatatatatatatatatcctatatatatagatatatataggatatatatatatagatatatataggatatatatatatatcctatatatatctatatatagatatatatatctatatatatataggttttttgagacagggtttctctgtgtagtcctggctgtcctggaactcactctgtagaccaggctggcctcgaactcagaaatcctcctgcctctgcctcccaagtgctgggattaaaggtgtgcaccaccaccaccctgcttaaACAAGGATTTTtttatacacaaaaacacaccagAGGTTCGAGATAAAAAATTTTGTAATGTTTTGAGAACATCAGAATGATGACTGATAATAATTAAATGGTTCAAAATAGCTAAGAGAATAGCATTTTGAACATTCTTTGCATAAATAAACGATAAACATCAGAGGTAATATGGTAATGAAActgatttgattattatatattaaaaacacaaaatgaaaggtTCTACTCTtcttcataaacatatatatgtagggtatagttaaaaatttagaaaacttaaaaacatatatacaaacaggCACATTTTGAAATCACAAATATGAACAGCAACTGAAATATTTAGACATGTTTCATAAATGCAACTTATGAGTCAATGAAGCCTTACGTGTTATCTTTACAATGATATTTGTTAAGAACAAATGCTTAagctatattaaaacaaaaaagctggCTAGAAATGAATCTCAACTATCTCCGTACAAGGGAACAAAGCCTACTATGTTAGCTCCCGGTGTTGGTACTATGTGATCATTAGTTGCTGCTCATGCttggttgtctttttttccaaattttttgaaataaatatgaattacttttataataaaaggtttgcttaaaattttaaaaaggctacGTACAAGCCAGGGCCAGTGGATAATCTTGTCCAGTCTTAAGGCAATGAATATAAACTGAAGAATGTTGACAGAACACAGGATTTCTAgctaaagatgaagaaaagaaccAGTTAAACAAGTTGCATTGAACATAGTAGTTATTCGTTTAACACACTCATAGgcaatgaacattttaaaactgtaaaactttAATGATACTGTGCTGGAAGCTTCTGATTGTTTTGGCAACAGAAATGCACAGTGGGATCATGCTGAGTGGAATTGATTACATATCTTGTTTCATTCTTAAGGTTAGTTGGGGTCTTGGCCATTTTGTTGTTTAAGATCTGAGTGTTGGCTTGATAGTGACCTTTTGAAAGAGGCAATCTACAATAGCTTTCCGCCAAgcctcctttctgcctctgctaaGAATTAGTATACAGCTGATTTGTACGTACCCGTACCCTAAAGCTTGCTTCTACTTCTAACCAGAAATCTGCCATAAATCCCATGCCTGTTTTCCAGTTCTTTGAGGACCTTGTTACCTTAAGCCAACAATTATAGATTTGATATTGCATCATTAACTCTGACTGAGCTACTGACCTTTCCCAATAAGAAACTAATTGCCAATTTCCTATTAAACCCCAAATGTCCAAACACAAGTAAGCTCACATCTCCTGTGATTCAGCACTCCTGGCCTAACTCACTTTTTGAGTACATTCCAGCTTTGTGAGGCAAGGATGGCTACATAAGGCCCGATTGCCTCATCTTTCATTCTAAGCTACTGACAACTCCTCTTTACCAAGGCCTTCAGTACTACTAATAGGCAGCAGAATATTTATATCTGCATCTTACTGGGCTATTTTGAGAGCATTTTAAGGTTGATCAATCCTTCTTTCTTGTACTACTGAGTTTCAAGAATCATATTGTACAGTCTTGGCATGCTGTGAGCACTCAGAGAAGTTCTTCTTGGCCTCCCTATCCATTCCTTAAATGGCTATACTTCTAGCATTCCAAACAGACATCCCTTTCACTAAATCACACAGAAGCACTCATTCACACCACCTGGGGTGGAGGAAAGTTTCAGCAACACTGCAGATTAACATATTGCCTAGTGATTAGTTCTGAAATGTGCCTGCAAGCTAGCCATACTGCTGTATAACAGGTCCAGTGTGCAGTTGCCACATGGCTCTCCTAGAAGCACCTGGCATTAAACTGATCCCCAACTGAGCTCACTATCTCCTGAACACTGTCCTACTGTTTCCCATTCTCCTCTAAATCTACTAGTATATTGCTTTGTGTCCTCAGTTCCTTTCTAGTTAATTGCTCTGGCTTTGGATTTGACCTAACTGAATTGGAACGCTGGCCTTTCTCTTTAATGTGTGGCCATGAATAAATTATCCTTCCTGGAAAAACAACTGCACCTCTCTCACAGGTTGTTGTAAATATTTACTAAGTTGCTGCTATTTTTAAAGTGACCATCCAAATGCTTGCACAGATTAAGGATGCTATGAATATTATCcacaactgtttttttttattactatgctTGGCACAGATTAAGGATGCTATGAATATTATCcacaactgtttttttttattactattactagttttagcattttaatttaatcttataTGTCCTCTTCTCAGGCCTAAAGGGCTTACATATATAGATacttgattaaaaataataaatatatgggTATATCATGATAAGGCAACTAGAGTACAGCTAAGGAGTGACAGCATAGGGTATGAGGTAGCAAGACAATTCAATTTTATGTATCAATTCAGGTGGACTATTTTACCAAGATATCTAATTAAATACTAGGGTATATGTTACTATGACAGCATCAAGTTTATAAAGGAGATTGTTCTCAACACTGTAGGGTAAGTAGCCATCATCCAGACAGTTGGACGCTTTCTCCTGGAAAGGAGGAAACCTAGCGTGTCAACTCCCACTGAGTCCTCAGCCTGCCTGTCACATGTTCTATAGATAGAGGTTGCCAGCTTCACAACCATGTGGATTCATTCCTTAAAGTCTCTCTCTTTGTAGGTATGTCTCTATCTATCCTATTTGTTGCTTCACAAGACTAACAAACACAGGTAGCTTATAAGACAGGACACTAGGAGAAAGCTGAAGGTCTTTGTTCTCTTGTAAACCACAATCTAGAGTTAAGGATTAGTCTGTTACTGATGAAGAGTAAGGGACTGACATtatagtaaatgttttaaaaacataattaaatacaCAAATCTCACCTCTAGTGACCTGTCATGCCGAAAGCCCCAGACACATGCTGCAACAGACACTggggaaacaaagaacaatggcaTGAAGACCAGAAGCCAGAAATGGCTTCCTCTCTCAATCCTGTCACAGACCAGAACTTCAAACATCAGCAGGAGCAAATGGATGCCCACAGCAATTAACATGGCTTTAAACTCCACACatgtttctccttctgctctaAAAGGggatggaagaagaagagaaagaaaaaacacattcaGAATCCTCAGTACATGTGTCCACAATAGTGCACAGCAAATACCAAGTCAATTCCCATTCTGAATTTCAACTGTAAATATGCAAAACAAAAGATGAATTAGAAAGCTACATTAAACCTATCTTTAATAGACAATCTTGCAAATATCCAGGAATACTTAGGTTCCTAACTTTAATCAACTATCAGAGTTACTTCCAAGATTATTCTATTAATCATTTCTGCCACATCTCAAGATCCTCACTTCTCACTGAATTAAAAACTAGACAAATCATATTTCATGCAAttctataaatataattttagctTCATCTGCAAGTGTAGGTTACATTCAATAAGATATGGCAATCTTCTTAGGTGCtactttaaaatgcaaataaaaagtaatagctttttattaatctttattttagTATGATAATGAATTGAAAACCTGTAAATTAAAAAGACAGTTAAaagttttgttgaaaaattagttttaattatctgtataaatataaacataaacaataaactaaaattaaaaaatgtttataatgcATTTGAAAGGCCTATaatacagatagatacagatatttgTATTTCATTCAAAATACAGATAAAGATTTGTGACACACTTGCCGTATGGGTGATAAATATTCTAGAgactagaacaaagagaaaagaatgtcaCAGGTAATTCCTGTAGATCTCACTAGCATACTGCTGAATAATGGTCACAAGAGCATAATTGTGCCTGTGCAAACTATACATCCAGCTAGCCACAAACAAAACTGTTTTTCCTTActtgaaaaatatcaaaacagaGGAAAAAGGCCATGTAACTTTTAAGTATCaattagtgaatttttttttgagaaacaagAATTAGATATCTGAATTTTTCCCATAAAAAAAGAGCTATACaacctaggcatggtggtgctcacttttaatcctagcacttaggagatagaggcaggtggatctttgtgcattcaaggccagtctggtctacaaagtgagttccagggcagctgggcctgttacacagagaaaccttgtcttgataaacaaacaaaaagaagaagaggaaaagaaagaggaagaggaaggaggaNNNNNNNNNNNNNNNNNNNNNNNNNNNNNNNNNNNNNNNNNNNNNNNNNNNNNNNNNNNNNNNNNNNNNNNNNNNNNNNNNNNNNNNNNNNNNNNNNNNNNNNNNNNNNNNNNNNNNNNNNNNNNNNNNNNNNNNNNNNNNNNNNNNNNNNNNNNNNNNNNNNNNNNNNNNNNNNNNNNNNNNNNNNNNNNNNNNNNNNNNNNNNNNNNNNNNNNNNNNNNNNNNNNNNNNNNNNNNNNNNNNNNNNNNNNNNNNNNNNNNNNNNNNNNNNNNNNNNNNNNNNNNNNNNNNNNNNNNNNNNNNNNNNNNNNNNNNNNNNNNNNNNNNNNNNNNNNNNNNNNNNNNNNNNNNNNNNNNNNNNNNNNNNNNNNNNNNNNNNNNNNNNNNNNNNNNNNNNNNNNNNNNNNNNNNNNNNNNNNNNNNNNNNNNNNNNNNNNNNNNNNNNNNNNNNNNNNNNNNNNNNNNNNNNNNNNNNNNNNNNNNNNNNNNNNNNNNNNNNNNNNNNNNNNNNNNNNNNNNNNNNNNNNNNNNNNNNNNNNNNNNNNNNNNNNNNNNNNNNNNNNNNNNNNNNNNNNNNNNNNNNNNNNNNNNNNNNNNNNNNNNNNNNNNNNNNNNNNNNNNNNNNNNNNNNNNNNNNNNNNNNNNNNNNNNNNNNNNNNNNNNNNNNNNNNNNNNNNNNNNNNNNGAGGAGGATATGAGATGTAAGCCCAcagatcagggctggagagatggtacagtggttaagactgcttgctactcttccagaacaCTTGAATTTAATGTTCAACACCTACATtggggtggctcacagccacctttaACTTAGCCCCAGGGATTCatcacccttttctggcctccatgggtatccTCATACATAAGATATACATTCATatgaataacaataaaaataagtcttgaaATATTATACTTAttcatttccattctctctctgtttttagagacagggtttcactgtgtagccctggccatcctggaactggctttataatccaggctggccttgaacttagaaatttatctgcttctgcctctgaagtgttgggattaaatgtgtatgccaccactgcctgcatattataatctcaaggggaaaaagaaaagagatatttacatattaatgtCCTTCATTTGCTAAGATTTGTTGTGTAGAGCCCTTTGAAAGTCCTACATACCTATGAGATATGCATTTTACACAGTCTATAAACTatagctttttttaaaagttgataataaagaatttttaaagctgAAGTGGCCCCGTCTTCTATATTCTTCCACGTTAACAGCTGTTTGTATCTCACTGTCCTATCAGGAACATCTGCACTCATCTT from the Mastomys coucha isolate ucsf_1 chromosome X, UCSF_Mcou_1, whole genome shotgun sequence genome contains:
- the Tmem185a gene encoding transmembrane protein 185A, which encodes MVIVGASVGTGVWARNPQYRAEGETCVEFKAMLIAVGIHLLLLMFEVLVCDRIERGSHFWLLVFMPLFFVSPVSVAACVWGFRHDRSLELEILCSVNILQFIFIALRLDKIIHWPWLVVCVPLWILMSFLCLVVLYYIVWSVLFLRSMDVIAEQRRTHITMALSWMTIVVPLLTFEILLVHKLDGHNAFSCIPIFVPLWLSLITLMATTFGQKGGNHWWFGIRKDFCQFLLEIFPFLREYGNISYDLHHEDSEETEETPVPEPPKIAPMFRKKARVVITQSPGKYVLPPPKLNIEMPD